In Mercurialis annua linkage group LG6, ddMerAnnu1.2, whole genome shotgun sequence, the following are encoded in one genomic region:
- the LOC126686247 gene encoding uncharacterized protein LOC126686247: MEDNSSAVVFSSNTLIKNQNGDPGHCSFIPKKKKRGPMHFFRVALFMIKSKKTKNAKSVSIDAVSIWEKLFGLHVKNGSKDPPRLTEGETAALAPVLTNPVMEHLEVFTPPMSPAQASVASSSSCGMSQYASATNLQDLAGVDEGDEIDDEDDDEDQEIGVNGEKGGDEMIDLKAEQFIAQFYQQMKIQHETYNNRRNRRSNFSQ; this comes from the coding sequence ATGGAAGATAATTCATCCGCTGTTGTCTTCTCCAGCAATACCCTAATCAAGAACCAGAATGGTGATCCTGGTCACTGTTCCTTCATCCCCAAGAAAAAGAAACGCGGCCCTATGCATTTCTTTAGGGTTGCTTTGTTTATGATAAAGTCCAAGAAAACGAAAAATGCAAAATCTGTCTCTATTGATGCAGTTTCTATATGGGAGAAGCTTTTTGGTCTGCATGTTAAAAACGGGTCCAAAGATCCACCGCGGCTAACGGAGGGTGAAACCGCCGCGTTGGCGCCGGTTTTAACGAACCCGGTTATGGAACATCTTGAGGTTTTTACGCCACCTATGTCACCAGCTCAAGCAAGCGTAGCTTCATCGTCTTCTTGTGGTATGAGCCAATATGCATCGGCAACGAATCTTCAAGATCTCGCTGGGGTCGATGAAGGCGATGAGATCGACGATGAGGATGACGATGAGGATCAAGAAATTGGTGTTAATGGTGAGAAAGGTGGCGATGAGATGATTGACCTCAAGGCTGAGCAATTTATTGCTCAATTCTATCAACAAATGAAGATTCAACACGAGACTTATAATAATCGCCGCAACAGGCGATCGAATTTTAGCCAATAA